One window of Cellulomonas shaoxiangyii genomic DNA carries:
- a CDS encoding DUF6055 domain-containing protein has protein sequence MARIRRGTLVVALLVPFVLGAVLATALGTTAGGPRDLVVPAAWRTAWDVAHVREGDRVALAWGDRAGADPRAADGDLAFDPGAALARLERLHALHVDELGLGARDGPLAERKLLVVVDGTWSEGPGARDGTGQGPPAGDGTSADVVDGVAVLRVAPAVLGADRAADGGATADPPAADGSTADGAARDGPARDGPARDGPVHDGPGHDGAVQAGPTVVAGTSWELARGSAEAALRITAAERGGPAGPAATAFLSASAAYLATLAVPSGHADVTELLRAPHLAWGSTRHAAAGWLLLDSLVARADPALVAELWTDARDGEAVLAAYARLTSASPEALNRRVAQYAMRAATGDAAGTDADGTGVGLLDGIDPVLLADRTTPTEPAPGDPSHHRVTGAFAPAAYGFTVVRLVPDGSGGDVRVRVRGHAETVAAGDARWSVGMVALGPDGVRYGPVTETVDGDVTLTPRTGDAAVLLVVTATPGTVPERAGEAFATTTRYPYEFRVAGAAVADPAGAEPAAGGHRHANGGGWVDDRASVDPTVYVGPQAVVRGAAQVRGDARLEGRAWVEDGAVVQDRAVVRDAAVVRPGARLSGTVVVGGDAVADGVCTAGVHTSYRPGATCEDAAADGDVNPTVTPFSADELVLTPAPAAPGPGPAVPGAPTPAPADGAGEPAAPPTGTGAGGTGAGGTGGGGTGGGGTGGGGTGGGGGGAGGQPTRAPAPPPPAPSPGVVAPPSAVPAGACTARYELVTSWPGGYQAQVTVTATTSGVTGWLVQWPAVPGLGINDRWGADIGTSGGTVSAENLSWNGTVADRQSVVFGFTGTADDGAAATIPQLRCTRTR, from the coding sequence ATGGCGAGGATCCGACGCGGCACGCTCGTCGTGGCCCTCCTCGTGCCGTTCGTCCTCGGCGCCGTGCTCGCGACGGCCCTGGGCACCACCGCCGGCGGCCCCCGGGACCTCGTCGTGCCGGCCGCGTGGCGCACCGCGTGGGACGTGGCGCACGTGCGCGAGGGCGACCGCGTCGCCCTCGCGTGGGGTGACCGGGCCGGCGCCGACCCGCGCGCGGCGGACGGCGACCTCGCGTTCGACCCGGGCGCCGCGCTCGCCCGGCTCGAGCGCCTGCACGCCCTGCACGTGGACGAGCTGGGCCTCGGCGCGCGCGACGGGCCGCTCGCCGAGCGCAAGCTCCTCGTGGTGGTCGACGGCACGTGGAGCGAGGGTCCCGGAGCGCGCGACGGCACCGGCCAGGGACCGCCGGCCGGCGACGGGACGAGTGCCGACGTGGTGGACGGCGTCGCCGTGCTGCGCGTGGCTCCCGCCGTGCTCGGTGCAGACCGGGCGGCGGACGGCGGCGCGACGGCGGACCCGCCCGCTGCGGACGGCTCGACCGCCGACGGCGCTGCCCGCGACGGCCCTGCCCGCGACGGCCCTGCCCGCGACGGCCCCGTGCATGACGGCCCCGGGCACGACGGAGCGGTGCAGGCCGGACCCACGGTCGTCGCCGGCACGTCGTGGGAGCTCGCGCGCGGGTCGGCGGAGGCCGCGCTGCGGATCACGGCCGCGGAGCGCGGCGGCCCGGCGGGTCCCGCGGCCACGGCGTTCCTCTCGGCGAGCGCCGCGTACCTCGCGACCCTGGCCGTGCCGAGCGGGCACGCCGACGTCACCGAGCTCCTGCGCGCGCCGCACCTCGCCTGGGGCAGCACCCGGCACGCCGCCGCGGGGTGGCTGCTGCTCGACTCCCTCGTCGCGCGCGCCGACCCGGCGCTCGTGGCGGAGCTGTGGACCGACGCGCGGGACGGCGAGGCCGTGCTCGCCGCGTACGCCCGCCTCACGTCCGCGAGCCCCGAGGCCCTCAACCGCCGGGTGGCGCAGTACGCGATGCGCGCCGCGACGGGCGACGCCGCCGGCACCGATGCCGACGGGACCGGCGTCGGCCTCCTCGACGGCATCGACCCCGTGCTGCTCGCGGACCGCACGACGCCGACCGAGCCGGCGCCCGGCGACCCGTCCCACCACCGCGTCACCGGTGCGTTCGCACCGGCGGCGTACGGGTTCACGGTCGTCCGCCTGGTCCCCGACGGGTCCGGTGGCGACGTGCGCGTCCGGGTGCGCGGGCACGCCGAGACGGTCGCGGCCGGCGACGCCCGCTGGAGCGTCGGCATGGTCGCGCTCGGGCCCGACGGCGTCCGGTACGGACCCGTGACCGAGACCGTCGACGGCGACGTGACGCTCACGCCCCGCACCGGTGACGCCGCGGTCCTGCTGGTCGTCACGGCGACGCCGGGCACCGTGCCCGAGCGTGCGGGGGAGGCGTTCGCCACGACGACGCGCTACCCCTACGAGTTCCGTGTCGCGGGCGCCGCCGTGGCGGACCCCGCCGGCGCGGAGCCGGCGGCCGGTGGCCACCGGCACGCGAACGGCGGCGGCTGGGTCGACGACCGCGCGAGCGTGGACCCGACCGTCTACGTCGGCCCGCAGGCCGTCGTGCGCGGCGCCGCACAGGTGCGCGGCGACGCCCGGCTCGAGGGGCGCGCATGGGTCGAGGACGGCGCCGTCGTGCAGGACCGTGCGGTCGTGCGCGACGCCGCGGTCGTGCGCCCCGGGGCACGCCTGTCCGGCACGGTCGTCGTCGGGGGCGACGCGGTCGCCGACGGCGTCTGCACCGCGGGCGTGCACACCTCGTACCGGCCCGGGGCGACGTGCGAGGACGCCGCCGCGGACGGCGACGTCAACCCGACCGTCACGCCGTTCAGCGCCGACGAGCTCGTCCTGACTCCGGCCCCCGCCGCACCCGGGCCGGGGCCGGCGGTGCCCGGCGCCCCGACGCCCGCACCGGCCGACGGGGCCGGGGAGCCGGCGGCGCCGCCGACCGGCACCGGTGCGGGCGGAACCGGTGCGGGCGGGACCGGTGGCGGCGGGACCGGTGGCGGCGGGACCGGTGGCGGCGGGACCGGTGGCGGCGGCGGTGGCGCCGGTGGTCAGCCCACGCGCGCGCCGGCGCCCCCGCCCCCGGCGCCGTCGCCCGGGGTGGTCGCGCCGCCGTCGGCCGTGCCCGCGGGCGCGTGCACCGCGCGGTACGAGCTCGTGACGTCCTGGCCCGGCGGGTACCAGGCCCAGGTGACCGTCACCGCCACCACGTCCGGGGTGACGGGCTGGCTCGTCCAGTGGCCGGCCGTGCCCGGCCTCGGCATCAACGACCGCTGGGGCGCCGACATCGGGACGAGCGGCGGCACCGTCAGCGCCGAGAACCTGTCGTGGAACGGCACGGTCGCCGACCGTCAGTCGGTGGTGTTCGGCTTCACCGGGACCGCCGACGACGGCGCGGCCGCGACGATCCCGCAGCTGCGCTGCACCCGGACCCGCTGA
- a CDS encoding ABC transporter permease yields MSLATPTTASAPAPDAPVPARPTYRAAIAYAAIALVALLAMPLRTPAGDTRFRLSTETDFAQIPAFAVPAGPTVWVLVLVAVALAALAFWWTRTGRRTGLWLPVVFGVALLLAFLTFAGAGRAAVIPLTSIATGTLFLATPLIFGALSGVVCERVGIVNIAIEGQLLAGAFMAAVVGSLTASAYLGLVAAPVAGALVGTLLVFFAVRYQVNQIIVGVVLNVLVVGLTSFLFSTVLAEAPDTWNARQALPVLPVPVLSQIPVIGPILFRQTLLVYLMYVIVIALQVYLFRSRWGLRLRAVGEHPKAADTVGIDVNRTRVRNTLLGSAVAGLGGAFFTVASGLAFGKEMTGGRGFIALAAMILGRWSPKGAVAAALLFGFADNLRTVLGTIGSSVPPQLLLMTPYIVTILAVAGFAGRVRAPAAEGVPYVK; encoded by the coding sequence ATGAGCCTGGCCACCCCGACCACCGCCTCCGCGCCGGCGCCGGACGCCCCCGTCCCGGCCCGCCCGACCTACCGCGCCGCCATCGCCTACGCGGCGATCGCCCTGGTGGCGCTGCTGGCCATGCCGCTGCGCACGCCGGCGGGGGACACCCGCTTCCGCCTGTCGACCGAGACCGACTTCGCCCAGATCCCCGCGTTCGCGGTCCCCGCGGGCCCGACCGTGTGGGTGCTGGTGCTCGTCGCGGTGGCGCTCGCCGCGCTCGCGTTCTGGTGGACGCGTACGGGCCGCCGCACGGGCCTGTGGCTGCCGGTCGTCTTCGGCGTCGCGCTGCTGCTGGCGTTCCTCACGTTCGCGGGTGCCGGGCGCGCCGCGGTGATCCCGCTGACCTCCATCGCGACGGGCACGCTGTTCCTGGCCACGCCCCTGATCTTCGGTGCGCTGTCCGGCGTCGTGTGCGAGCGCGTCGGGATCGTCAACATCGCGATCGAGGGGCAGCTGCTGGCCGGGGCCTTCATGGCGGCCGTCGTCGGCTCGCTGACGGCGTCGGCGTACCTCGGGCTCGTGGCCGCGCCGGTCGCGGGGGCGCTCGTCGGCACGCTGCTCGTGTTCTTCGCCGTGCGGTACCAGGTCAACCAGATCATCGTCGGCGTCGTGCTGAACGTGCTGGTCGTGGGCCTGACGAGCTTCCTGTTCTCCACCGTGCTGGCGGAGGCCCCGGACACCTGGAACGCGCGCCAGGCGCTGCCGGTGCTGCCGGTCCCGGTGCTGTCGCAGATCCCCGTGATCGGGCCGATCCTGTTCCGCCAGACGCTGCTCGTGTACCTGATGTACGTGATCGTCATCGCGCTGCAGGTGTACCTGTTCCGCAGCCGGTGGGGCCTGCGCCTGCGCGCGGTCGGGGAGCACCCCAAGGCGGCCGACACGGTCGGCATCGACGTGAACCGCACGCGCGTGCGCAACACGCTGCTCGGCTCGGCGGTCGCCGGGCTCGGCGGCGCGTTCTTCACGGTCGCGTCGGGCCTCGCGTTCGGCAAGGAGATGACGGGCGGCCGCGGCTTCATCGCGCTCGCCGCGATGATCCTCGGCCGGTGGAGCCCCAAGGGCGCCGTCGCGGCGGCGCTGCTGTTCGGCTTCGCCGACAACCTGCGCACCGTGCTGGGCACCATCGGCAGCTCCGTGCCGCCGCAGCTGCTGCTGATGACGCCGTACATCGTGACGATCCTCGCGGTCGCCGGGTTCGCCGGCCGGGTGCGTGCGCCCGCCGCCGAGGGCGTCCCGTACGTCAAGTGA
- a CDS encoding ABC transporter ATP-binding protein, producing MRLELRGITKRFGSFTANDAIDLVVEPGQIHALLGENGAGKSTLMNVLYGLYRPDEGQILLDGEPVTFDGPGDAMAAGIGMVHQHFMLVPVFTVAENVALGHEPTGGAGLLDLRRARRQVSEVADRFGFHVDPDATVEELPVGVQQRVEIIKALSRDAKVLILDEPTAVLTPQETDELIEIMRQLKAAGTSILFITHKLREVRAVADRITVIRRGTVVGTAEPSAPETELASLMVGRAVSLGVDKEAAAPGDVVLRVAGLTVLDAVGTAVVDQVDLEVAGGEILAVAGVQGNGQTELAEAVLGLVHPTAGSLHLDGTDLTGLSVRDRLRAGLGFVPEDRSTDGVIVDFSIQENLVLDLVDTAPYSRRGAIDRGELRRNAERRVVEFDVRTPSVDAHAGTLSGGNQQKVVLAREMSRPLRLLVASQPTRGLDVGSIEFVHKRIVQERDNGTAVVIVSTELDEVVALADRIAVMYRGRVVGVVPGSTDRDVLGLMMAGVPLEEAVPQAAHHHTTLGAADLADQPAPPAAAPRAVHVTDQQEEGR from the coding sequence ATGAGGCTCGAGCTGCGCGGCATCACGAAGAGGTTCGGGTCGTTCACCGCGAACGACGCGATCGACCTCGTCGTGGAGCCCGGACAGATCCACGCCCTGCTGGGCGAGAACGGTGCCGGCAAGAGCACCCTGATGAACGTCCTCTACGGGCTGTACCGGCCCGACGAGGGGCAGATCCTGCTCGACGGCGAGCCGGTGACGTTCGACGGGCCGGGCGACGCGATGGCGGCCGGCATCGGCATGGTGCACCAGCACTTCATGCTCGTGCCGGTCTTCACGGTGGCCGAGAACGTGGCCCTCGGGCACGAGCCCACGGGCGGCGCCGGGCTCCTCGACCTGCGGCGTGCGCGCCGGCAGGTGTCCGAGGTCGCGGACCGCTTCGGCTTCCACGTCGACCCGGACGCGACGGTCGAGGAGCTCCCCGTCGGGGTGCAGCAGCGCGTCGAGATCATCAAGGCGCTGTCGCGCGACGCCAAGGTGCTGATCCTCGACGAGCCGACGGCGGTGCTGACGCCGCAGGAGACCGACGAGCTCATCGAGATCATGCGTCAGCTCAAGGCGGCCGGGACGTCGATCCTGTTCATCACGCACAAGCTGCGCGAGGTGCGCGCCGTCGCGGACCGGATCACGGTCATCCGCCGCGGCACGGTCGTCGGCACGGCGGAGCCGTCGGCGCCCGAGACGGAGCTCGCCTCCCTCATGGTGGGCCGGGCCGTCTCCCTGGGCGTCGACAAGGAGGCCGCCGCGCCGGGGGACGTCGTGCTGCGCGTGGCGGGCCTGACGGTGCTCGACGCGGTCGGCACGGCGGTCGTGGACCAGGTCGACCTCGAGGTCGCGGGCGGCGAGATCCTCGCCGTCGCCGGCGTGCAGGGCAACGGGCAGACCGAGCTCGCGGAGGCCGTGCTCGGCCTCGTGCACCCCACCGCCGGGTCGCTGCACCTCGACGGGACCGACCTGACGGGCCTGTCCGTGCGCGACCGGCTGCGCGCCGGCCTGGGCTTCGTGCCCGAGGACCGCAGCACCGACGGCGTCATCGTGGACTTCTCCATCCAGGAGAACCTCGTCCTCGACCTCGTCGACACCGCGCCGTACTCGCGTCGCGGCGCGATCGACCGCGGCGAGCTGCGCCGCAACGCCGAGCGCCGCGTCGTCGAGTTCGACGTCCGCACGCCGTCGGTCGACGCGCACGCCGGCACGCTGTCCGGCGGCAACCAGCAGAAGGTCGTCCTCGCGCGGGAGATGTCCCGCCCGCTGCGCCTGCTCGTCGCCTCGCAGCCGACGCGCGGGCTCGACGTCGGGTCGATCGAGTTCGTGCACAAGCGGATCGTGCAGGAGCGGGACAACGGCACCGCCGTCGTGATCGTCTCGACCGAGCTCGACGAGGTCGTGGCGCTCGCCGACCGCATCGCCGTGATGTACCGCGGCCGGGTGGTCGGGGTCGTGCCCGGCAGCACGGACCGCGACGTGCTCGGCCTCATGATGGCCGGCGTGCCGCTCGAGGAGGCCGTCCCGCAGGCGGCCCACCACCACACGACGCTCGGCGCGGCGGACCTCGCCGACCAGCCCGCCCCGCCCGCCGCGGCCCCGCGCGCCGTGCACGTCACCGACCAGCAGGAGGAGGGCCGATGA
- a CDS encoding adenosine deaminase — protein sequence MTAHLPASGTPGADLGAAVRALPKVLLHDHLDGGLRPATVVDLAAQTGHVLPTTDPEALGRWFVESAASGSLERYLETFAHTVGVLQTADALRRVAREAVLDLAADGVVHAEERYAPEQHQRGGLSLQEVVDAVRGGLDEGMAQARSAGDDIRVTQVLCAMRQGDRADEVAALALANRDAGVVAFDLAGPEEGFPPSRHASAFRTLRDASFPVTVHAGEAAGLASIGDAVHRAGALRLGHGVRIADDVHVGPGGEVRLGRLAHWVRDRRLALEVCPSSNVQTGAARSVAEHPVTMLLRLGFEVTVSTDNRLQSGTSPSRELELLVREAGWTHDDLVAVTVAAARHAFLQEDERRALVDRIVRPAVSPGTARPGRHRA from the coding sequence ATGACCGCGCACCTCCCGGCGTCGGGCACGCCCGGCGCCGACCTCGGCGCGGCCGTCCGCGCACTGCCGAAGGTCCTCCTGCACGACCACCTCGACGGGGGTCTGCGCCCCGCGACGGTCGTCGACCTCGCGGCGCAGACCGGGCACGTCCTGCCCACGACCGACCCGGAGGCCCTCGGTCGGTGGTTCGTCGAGTCCGCCGCGTCGGGCTCCCTCGAGCGGTACCTGGAGACGTTCGCCCACACCGTCGGCGTGCTGCAGACCGCCGACGCGCTGCGTCGCGTCGCCAGGGAGGCCGTGCTCGACCTCGCGGCGGACGGCGTCGTGCACGCCGAGGAGCGGTACGCGCCGGAGCAGCACCAGCGCGGCGGACTGTCGCTGCAGGAGGTCGTCGACGCGGTCCGTGGCGGCCTGGACGAGGGCATGGCGCAGGCCCGCTCGGCCGGGGACGACATCCGCGTCACGCAGGTGCTGTGCGCGATGCGCCAGGGTGACCGCGCCGACGAGGTCGCCGCTCTCGCGCTCGCGAACCGCGACGCCGGCGTGGTCGCCTTCGACCTCGCCGGGCCGGAGGAGGGGTTCCCGCCGTCGCGGCACGCGTCGGCGTTCCGCACGCTGCGCGACGCGAGCTTCCCCGTCACGGTGCACGCGGGCGAGGCCGCGGGGCTCGCGTCGATCGGCGACGCTGTGCACCGGGCCGGCGCCCTGCGCCTCGGGCACGGCGTGCGCATCGCCGACGACGTGCACGTCGGCCCGGGCGGCGAGGTGCGGCTCGGCCGGCTCGCGCACTGGGTCCGGGACCGGCGCCTGGCCCTGGAGGTCTGCCCGTCCTCGAACGTGCAGACGGGTGCCGCGCGCTCCGTCGCCGAGCACCCGGTCACGATGCTGCTGCGCCTCGGCTTCGAGGTGACGGTGAGCACGGACAACCGCCTGCAGTCCGGAACGTCGCCGTCGCGCGAGCTCGAGCTGCTCGTCCGCGAGGCCGGCTGGACGCACGACGACCTCGTCGCCGTCACGGTCGCCGCCGCACGGCACGCGTTCCTGCAGGAGGACGAGCGCCGCGCGCTCGTCGACCGCATCGTCCGCCCGGCCGTCTCGCCGGGCACCGCACGGCCCGGGAGGCACCGCGCATGA
- the deoC gene encoding deoxyribose-phosphate aldolase, whose amino-acid sequence MTTDPTPTTGAPLDAVTLARYVDHTLLKPEATTADVEALVAEGVRLGVYAVCVSPSFLPLEVPVGLDGEPDLLVATVCGFPSGKHHSDVKAAEAARAVRDGAAEVDMVIDVGAAKAGRFADVAADIAAVRAAAPAPTVLKVIIESAALSDEEIVAACEAAEASGADYVKTSTGFHPAGGATVHAVRLMARTVGGRLGVKASGGVRTAQDAVAMIEAGATRLGLSGTAAVLGGLTADAGY is encoded by the coding sequence ATGACCACCGACCCCACGCCCACCACGGGCGCCCCGCTCGACGCCGTCACGCTCGCGCGGTACGTCGACCACACGCTCCTCAAGCCCGAGGCGACCACGGCCGACGTCGAGGCGCTCGTCGCGGAGGGCGTCCGGCTCGGCGTCTACGCGGTGTGCGTCTCGCCGTCCTTCCTGCCGCTCGAGGTCCCCGTCGGCCTCGACGGCGAGCCGGACCTGCTCGTCGCGACCGTCTGCGGCTTCCCGTCCGGCAAGCACCACAGCGACGTCAAGGCCGCCGAGGCTGCCCGTGCCGTGCGCGACGGCGCGGCGGAGGTCGACATGGTGATCGACGTGGGCGCCGCGAAGGCGGGCCGGTTCGCGGACGTCGCGGCGGACATCGCCGCCGTCCGGGCGGCAGCGCCCGCGCCGACCGTCCTCAAGGTCATCATCGAGTCGGCGGCGCTGAGCGACGAGGAGATCGTCGCGGCGTGCGAGGCCGCGGAGGCGTCCGGTGCGGACTACGTGAAGACGTCGACCGGCTTCCACCCGGCCGGTGGCGCCACCGTGCACGCCGTGCGCCTGATGGCCCGCACGGTCGGCGGGCGGCTCGGGGTGAAGGCCTCCGGCGGGGTCCGGACGGCGCAGGACGCCGTCGCGATGATCGAGGCCGGGGCGACGCGGCTCGGGCTGTCCGGCACCGCCGCCGTCCTGGGCGGGCTCACGGCCGACGCCGGGTACTGA
- a CDS encoding ABC transporter permease gives MSQQGTPPADRPSAEAEPRPAERDRRPSGAGVLQDVLASSWLMTVCAIVLALVIGAVLIAAADPDVQRTAGYLFARPSDFFTALWQTVSGAYAALFQGAVFDWGATSPQRAVRPLTETLTISVPLILAGLGVGIGFRAGLFNIGAQGQITLGAIVASWIGFTWDLPPVLHLLLAMVGAAVGGAVWASIAGVLKARTGAHEVIVTIMLNNIAVFLVLYLLTTGVFASATPQVGRPVAESAMLPPLLGDAFRLHLGFPLALLAAVGVWWLMERSTLGFRFRAVGSNPHAARTAGISVPWVTVLVMAVAGGLAGLAGGAQLLGTERSLTGAIAGSIGFDALTVALLGRSKPLGTVLAGLLFGAFAAGGRLMQTRTGTPIDIVLVLQSLIVLFIAAPPLVRAVFRLPVPGARRRSAVEAAA, from the coding sequence ATGAGCCAGCAGGGCACACCGCCCGCGGACCGGCCGTCCGCCGAGGCGGAGCCCCGGCCCGCCGAGCGGGACCGCCGGCCGTCCGGTGCCGGCGTCCTGCAGGACGTGCTCGCGTCGTCGTGGCTCATGACCGTGTGCGCGATCGTGCTCGCGCTCGTCATCGGCGCGGTGCTCATCGCCGCCGCCGACCCGGACGTGCAGCGCACGGCGGGGTACCTCTTCGCGAGGCCGTCGGACTTCTTCACGGCGCTGTGGCAGACGGTGTCCGGCGCGTACGCGGCGCTCTTCCAGGGCGCGGTGTTCGACTGGGGGGCGACGAGCCCGCAGCGGGCCGTCCGCCCGCTGACCGAGACGCTGACGATCTCGGTGCCGCTGATCCTCGCGGGCCTCGGCGTCGGCATCGGTTTCCGCGCGGGCCTGTTCAACATCGGTGCGCAGGGCCAGATCACGCTCGGCGCGATCGTCGCCTCGTGGATCGGCTTCACCTGGGACCTGCCGCCCGTGCTGCACCTGCTGCTCGCGATGGTCGGCGCCGCGGTCGGCGGCGCGGTGTGGGCGTCGATCGCCGGCGTGCTCAAGGCACGCACGGGCGCGCACGAGGTGATCGTCACGATCATGCTCAACAACATCGCCGTGTTCCTCGTGCTGTACCTGCTCACCACCGGCGTCTTCGCGTCGGCGACGCCGCAGGTCGGGCGGCCCGTCGCGGAGAGCGCGATGCTGCCGCCGCTGCTCGGCGACGCGTTCCGCCTGCACCTCGGCTTCCCGCTCGCGCTGCTCGCCGCGGTGGGCGTGTGGTGGCTGATGGAGCGCTCGACGCTCGGCTTCCGGTTCCGCGCCGTCGGGTCCAACCCGCACGCCGCCCGCACCGCCGGCATCTCGGTGCCCTGGGTGACGGTGCTCGTCATGGCGGTCGCGGGTGGGCTCGCGGGCCTGGCCGGCGGTGCGCAGCTGCTCGGCACCGAGCGCAGCCTCACGGGGGCGATCGCGGGGAGCATCGGCTTCGACGCCCTCACCGTCGCGCTGCTCGGCCGCTCCAAGCCGCTCGGCACGGTGCTCGCCGGCCTGCTGTTCGGCGCGTTCGCCGCGGGCGGCCGGCTCATGCAGACCCGCACCGGCACGCCGATCGACATCGTGCTGGTCCTGCAGTCCCTCATCGTCCTGTTCATCGCGGCCCCGCCGCTGGTGCGCGCGGTCTTCCGGCTGCCCGTACCGGGTGCGCGCCGCCGCTCCGCCGTGGAGGCCGCAGCATGA
- a CDS encoding cytidine deaminase — translation MSEQGVAVRESDVDWEALRAAARGMLERAYVPYSRFPVGVAALVDDGRVVTGCNVENASYGVTLCAECSLVSMLHVTGGGRLVAFTCVDGHGNVLAPCGRCRQLLYEHGGPGLLVETVRGVRPMSEVLPDAFGPVDLVERASADVPAGDAAEEGKGT, via the coding sequence GTGAGCGAGCAGGGGGTGGCCGTGCGCGAGAGCGACGTCGACTGGGAGGCGCTGCGGGCGGCGGCGCGCGGGATGCTCGAGCGGGCCTACGTGCCGTACTCGCGCTTCCCCGTGGGGGTCGCCGCGCTTGTCGACGACGGGCGTGTGGTGACGGGCTGCAACGTCGAGAACGCGTCGTACGGTGTCACGCTCTGCGCCGAGTGCAGCCTCGTCTCGATGCTGCACGTGACCGGCGGCGGCCGGCTGGTGGCGTTCACGTGCGTCGACGGGCACGGCAACGTGCTGGCGCCGTGCGGGCGCTGCCGCCAGCTGCTGTACGAGCACGGCGGGCCGGGCCTGCTGGTCGAGACCGTGCGGGGCGTGCGCCCCATGAGCGAGGTGCTGCCCGACGCGTTCGGGCCCGTGGACCTCGTGGAACGAGCGAGCGCGGACGTCCCCGCCGGGGACGCCGCAGAGGAGGGGAAGGGCACGTGA
- a CDS encoding thymidine phosphorylase, which produces MSEPFDAVDVIVAKRDGGRLSDAQVDWVVDAYTRGVVAEEQMAALAMAILLNGMDRAEIARWTAAMIASGERMDFSGLSRPTSDKHSTGGVGDKITLPLAPLVAVFGVAVPQLSGRGLGHTGGTLDKLESIPGWRAALSNDEMMRQLEDVGAVICAAGSGLAPADRKLYALRDVTGTVEAIPLIASSIMSKKIAEGTGSLVLDVKVGSGAFMKDADRAGELARTMVALGTDAGVRTVALLTDMSTPLGLTAGNALEVRESVEVLAGGGPADVVELTVALAREMLDAAGRTDADPAAALADGRAMDVWRRMIAAQGGDPDAELPVAREREQVVAEADGVLTTLDAYAVGVAAWRLGAGRARKEDPVQAGAGVELHARPGDRVRAGQPLLTLHTDTPERFGRAREALAGAIEVARDGGAATPRRIVLDRVAAD; this is translated from the coding sequence GTGAGCGAGCCGTTCGACGCCGTCGACGTCATCGTCGCCAAGCGGGACGGCGGGCGGTTGTCCGACGCCCAGGTGGACTGGGTGGTCGACGCGTACACCCGCGGCGTGGTCGCCGAGGAGCAGATGGCCGCGCTCGCGATGGCGATCCTGCTCAACGGCATGGACCGCGCCGAGATCGCGCGGTGGACGGCCGCGATGATCGCCAGCGGGGAGCGGATGGACTTCTCCGGGCTGTCGCGCCCGACGTCCGACAAGCACTCGACCGGCGGCGTGGGGGACAAGATCACGCTGCCGCTGGCGCCGCTCGTCGCGGTGTTCGGCGTCGCGGTCCCGCAGCTGTCCGGGCGCGGCCTCGGCCACACCGGCGGCACGCTGGACAAGCTCGAGTCGATCCCGGGCTGGCGCGCAGCGCTGTCGAACGACGAGATGATGCGCCAGCTCGAGGACGTCGGCGCCGTGATCTGCGCGGCCGGGTCCGGCCTCGCGCCCGCCGACCGCAAGCTCTACGCGCTGCGCGACGTCACCGGCACCGTCGAGGCGATCCCCCTCATCGCGAGCTCGATCATGAGCAAGAAGATCGCCGAGGGGACCGGCTCGCTCGTGCTCGACGTCAAGGTCGGCTCCGGGGCGTTCATGAAGGACGCCGACCGTGCGGGCGAGCTCGCGCGCACGATGGTGGCGCTCGGCACCGACGCGGGCGTGCGGACGGTCGCGCTGCTCACCGACATGTCGACCCCCCTCGGCCTGACCGCGGGCAACGCGCTCGAGGTGCGCGAGTCGGTCGAGGTGCTCGCGGGCGGCGGCCCCGCCGACGTCGTCGAGCTCACGGTCGCCCTCGCGCGGGAGATGCTCGACGCGGCCGGGCGCACGGACGCGGACCCCGCGGCCGCCCTCGCCGACGGTCGCGCGATGGACGTGTGGCGCCGGATGATCGCCGCGCAGGGCGGCGACCCCGACGCCGAGCTCCCCGTCGCGCGCGAGCGCGAGCAGGTCGTCGCTGAGGCCGACGGCGTGCTGACGACGCTCGACGCGTACGCCGTCGGCGTCGCGGCGTGGCGCCTCGGTGCGGGGCGCGCCCGCAAGGAGGACCCCGTGCAGGCGGGCGCCGGCGTCGAGCTGCACGCACGCCCCGGCGACCGCGTGCGGGCCGGGCAGCCCCTGCTCACGCTGCACACCGACACCCCCGAGCGGTTCGGCCGCGCCCGCGAGGCCCTCGCCGGTGCGATCGAGGTGGCCCGCGACGGTGGGGCCGCGACGCCGCGCCGGATCGTCCTGGACCGCGTCGCCGCCGACTGA